CCGAGGTGGCGGTGCTGGGGCTGCCGGACGCCGACTTCGGCGAGCAGGTGGTGGCGGTGGTGGTGCCCGCCGCCGGCCAGCCTCCGCCCGAGGCGCAGGCCCTGGTGGACTGGTGCAAGGACCGACTGGCCAGCTTCAAGAAGCCGCGCCGGGTGGAGTTCGTGGACGCGCTGCCGCGCAACGCCCTGGGCAAGGTCCAGAAGCATGTGCTGCGCGAGCGGCTGAGCCCCCGCTGAGCGAAGGCCCGCGCCGGGGCCCCCGGCGGCTCCGGCTTACGGAGGGTTGGCGCGGAAGAAGGTGTCTCGGTAGAACTGCAGCTCGGTGATGCTGGCGCGAATGTCCGCCAGCGCCGTGTGCCCGGCGACGCCCTTGCGCGGCTCGAACGTGTTCGGATACCACGCGCGCGAGAGCACCTTGAGGCTCGTCACGTCCACCATCCGGTAGTGCAGGAAGCGCTCCAGCATCGGCATGTACTTGATGAGGAAGCGCCGGTCCGTGTGGATGGAGTTGCCGCAGAGGATGCCCTCGTTGATGGCGCAGTGGTCGGCCACCAGCGCCGTCACGTCTCGCTCGGCGATGCGCAGCGAAGTGGGCGAGGAGCGCACCTTCCCCAGCAACCCGTTGCGCGTGTGCATGTCCTTGACCACGGGCTCCATGCGCAGCAGCACTTCCTCCGGCTGCCAGATGACGCGCTCCATCTCCGCCAGCGGCCGGAGGTCCGGCCCGGTGATGATGACGCCAATCTCGATGATGGCGCAGGTGTCCGGGTCCAACCCCGTCATCTCGAGGTCCAGCCAGACAAAGCGCGGTTCGGGAGCATTCATGGATGCCCGACCCTATACCAGCCCCAGAGGCGGTACTCCCAACCTGAAGAAGCGCTACATCCATTCTCCTCGGCCCGCGCTGCCCGCTCCCTGAGCCGCCGAGGCCAGCTCGCGCGCCCGCGCCACCAACTGGCGCGCCTCCAGGTCCGGCACCTCGCGGAAGTCGTCATACGCGGGGGCCACCGTGTGCAGCGACCAGATGGGCTGCAGGCACACCACCTCGTCCGCCTCGGGGCGCAGCCGCTCCAGCTCCTCCGCCGAGGCCACCGGCGTGGCCAGCACCACCCGCCGCGCGCCCTGCCGCCGTAGCCCCCGCAGCGCCGCGTACACCCGCGCGTCCCCCTGAGCCAGGCCGTCCACCACCAGCACCACCGTGCAGTGGCCCGTGTCGAGCCGGGGGTGCCCCCCTCGCAGCCGCTGCGCCGCGAGCGCCACCTCGCCCGCCTCCGACTCCATCCACCGCGCTAGCTCGGCTGCTGGGGCAGCGGCCGAGCGGATGCCCTCCACTTCCAGGTAGAGCCCCCCTCCCTCGGACACGGCGCCCACCAGGTGCCCGGGCTCCTTGGGGGACTCCACCGCCCGCGCCGCCCACGCATCCAAGGGCGCGCCCAGGGCCTGGGCCACCTCGAAGCCCACCCGGAGCCCTCCGCCATCCAACCCGAACACCCGCGTCGCCTCACTCCGGTAGGCGACCAGGTTCGCCGCCAGTCTTCGGCCCGCGTCCGCCCGATCTCGAAAGCGCATGGCTCCTCCGCCTCTAGAAGGAAAAGCATGGTGACTGCGCGTTGCGTCAAAGGAAGGGGCGAGGGCTCCCTCGCTGGATCGCTCTTCGACAAATGGGCTGTCCCCTCGGACAAGTACCCGTGGGGTTGCCGAGCGACCGTCCGTGCGCACCTTCGTCGAACCGTCAATCCCTCCCTCGGGTCCCACCATGAGCCTACCCTCCGCCGGCCTGGCCCTGTCTCCCCTCGACATGGCAACGAAGCCGGGAGTGCCCGAGCCCGTCACGGCCCCCTCCTCCGGAGCGCCGTGCGGGATGAGCGCTCCCGATGAGGTGCCCACCTCGGCCGAAGCAGCGATGGAGGCGCTGCACGTGCGGCTGGCCTCTCACCCTTTCTGGGACAACCGCCTGCTGCGCGCCTGCCGCCGGGGGATGCTCACGCGCGAGGACCACGCGCTCATCTTCTCCCAGTACGCCCTGCTCACCCGCTCCGCCACGCGCTTCCTCCACGCGCTGCTGGCCCAGTGTGACAGCGAGACAGGGTGTGCCCGGCTCACGCAGGCGCTCTGGGAAGAGGTGGGCGCGCCCCCGCCGGAGAAGCGGCCCGCGGCGCTCTTCCGCCGCTTCCTGCGCGAGGGGCTCGGGGTGGATGCCGATGCCACGCGCTTCCTGGACGCCACGCGCTACTTCGTGCGCGAGTGCATGGATGTGTGCCTGCGCGCCCCGCCGTGCGAGGCCAGCGCCTTCCTGGCGTTGGGGCTGGAGGCGCCCCTGCCTCGGCTCTACAGCCTCTTCGTGGATGGGCTGCTCAAGGCCGGGGTGTCCGAGCGCCACCTGCCCTTCTTCTACCGGCGGATGGATCCGGGAAGCGCCCGCGCCAGCATGCTGGAGGCGCTGGTGCTCTCGCACGTACACGAGCCGGGCTGGTTCGAGCGGTGCGCCGGGGCCATGGAGCGGGCGCTGGAGTTGCAGGGCCACTTCTTCG
This portion of the Hyalangium ruber genome encodes:
- the orn gene encoding oligoribonuclease, producing the protein MNAPEPRFVWLDLEMTGLDPDTCAIIEIGVIITGPDLRPLAEMERVIWQPEEVLLRMEPVVKDMHTRNGLLGKVRSSPTSLRIAERDVTALVADHCAINEGILCGNSIHTDRRFLIKYMPMLERFLHYRMVDVTSLKVLSRAWYPNTFEPRKGVAGHTALADIRASITELQFYRDTFFRANPP
- a CDS encoding phosphoribosyltransferase → MRFRDRADAGRRLAANLVAYRSEATRVFGLDGGGLRVGFEVAQALGAPLDAWAARAVESPKEPGHLVGAVSEGGGLYLEVEGIRSAAAPAAELARWMESEAGEVALAAQRLRGGHPRLDTGHCTVVLVVDGLAQGDARVYAALRGLRRQGARRVVLATPVASAEELERLRPEADEVVCLQPIWSLHTVAPAYDDFREVPDLEARQLVARARELASAAQGAGSAGRGEWM
- a CDS encoding cupin domain-containing protein, whose amino-acid sequence is MSLPSAGLALSPLDMATKPGVPEPVTAPSSGAPCGMSAPDEVPTSAEAAMEALHVRLASHPFWDNRLLRACRRGMLTREDHALIFSQYALLTRSATRFLHALLAQCDSETGCARLTQALWEEVGAPPPEKRPAALFRRFLREGLGVDADATRFLDATRYFVRECMDVCLRAPPCEASAFLALGLEAPLPRLYSLFVDGLLKAGVSERHLPFFYRRMDPGSARASMLEALVLSHVHEPGWFERCAGAMERALELQGHFFDGLFEAVQQRRLSPLMERIQARLPLAPEQPEPRTIHLGEVSQLVPHYRHAHEWRGIDFTVDPVPFGAEVLETQVLRVAPGRTDEAREHAHELLLVVLAGTGRVHVRGTAVDVKPGDAVFVPRWASHQACNTGAEPLALLAVTDHGLTRRAHEEELLRTARILRETGNTR